The following coding sequences lie in one Heyndrickxia oleronia genomic window:
- the phnC gene encoding phosphonate ABC transporter ATP-binding protein, protein MIEFKNVSKVYPNGTKGLKNVNLTINKGDFVVIVGLSGAGKSTLLRSINRLHEITEGEILIDGKSITAAKGKSLRHIRRDIGMIFQNFNLVKRSSVLRNVLSGRVAYHSTVRTLLGMFPKEDVELAINALDRVNIKEKAYSRADELSGGQQQRVSIARALAQEAKIILADEPVASLDPFTTRQVMDDLKRINQELGITTIVNLHFVDLARQYATRIIGIRAGEVVYDGPVEEATDEVFSQIYGREIKKDEMLGETDQ, encoded by the coding sequence ATGATAGAATTTAAAAATGTATCTAAAGTTTACCCTAATGGGACGAAAGGCCTGAAAAATGTAAACCTTACCATTAATAAAGGCGATTTTGTTGTTATTGTTGGGTTATCAGGTGCTGGTAAATCAACGCTTCTTCGTTCTATTAACCGTCTTCATGAAATTACAGAAGGTGAAATTTTAATTGATGGTAAATCAATTACTGCAGCAAAAGGAAAGTCCCTTCGCCATATCCGACGTGACATTGGTATGATTTTCCAAAACTTCAATCTTGTAAAACGTTCTTCCGTTTTGCGTAATGTATTATCAGGTCGAGTAGCTTATCATTCAACAGTACGAACTCTATTAGGCATGTTTCCAAAAGAGGATGTTGAACTAGCCATCAATGCACTTGATCGTGTGAATATTAAAGAGAAAGCGTATTCACGCGCGGATGAGCTATCTGGAGGACAACAACAACGTGTATCTATTGCTCGTGCATTAGCACAAGAAGCCAAGATTATTCTAGCGGATGAGCCTGTAGCGTCACTTGATCCTTTTACTACTAGACAAGTAATGGATGATTTAAAACGAATTAATCAAGAATTAGGGATAACAACGATTGTAAACTTGCACTTCGTTGACTTAGCTCGTCAATATGCTACTCGTATTATAGGTATACGCGCTGGAGAAGTCGTATATGATGGTCCTGTTGAAGAAGCTACTGATGAGGTTTTCTCTCAAATCTATGGTCGCGAGATTAAGAAAGATGAGATGCTAGGAGAGACAGATCAATGA
- a CDS encoding DEAD/DEAH box helicase, whose protein sequence is MGDFLTIGVQPIIQKQLKANGIHEPTAIQEEVIPLLLKGSDVIAQAQTGTGKTLAFLLPILERIDSANPTVQALIVTPTRELALQITAELKQLTTALDTINSLAIYGGQDVEQQLKRLKGAIHIIVSTPGRLLDHVRRGTVDLSTVSMFVLDEADQMLHLGFLPEVEDIISALSKKRQTMLFSATMTKQVSSIAKEYMNNPISIRVQSKQVTLDKIDQFVIETTDRAKQASLRIMMDEHRPFLAIIFCRTKRRVSTLTDALKGYGYNTEELHGDLSQAKREKVMKSFREAKIQYLVATDVAARGIDVEGVTHVFNYDIPQDVESYIHRIGRTGRAGGKGMAFTFVAPKDRSYLEMIEKGIRQKLDRINIQLPNNQSEMNSTEIKTKKKPQKSYRKSEKPALNTRKSKRRR, encoded by the coding sequence ATGGGAGATTTTTTAACAATCGGTGTACAACCGATTATACAGAAGCAGCTTAAAGCAAATGGAATACATGAACCAACAGCTATACAGGAGGAAGTAATCCCATTACTTTTAAAAGGCAGTGATGTGATTGCACAAGCACAAACTGGAACGGGAAAAACACTAGCTTTCCTTTTACCAATTTTAGAGAGAATTGATTCGGCTAATCCTACTGTTCAAGCTTTAATTGTTACGCCTACAAGGGAACTTGCTTTGCAAATTACAGCTGAATTAAAACAATTGACAACTGCACTGGACACGATAAATAGTCTAGCCATTTATGGGGGACAAGATGTAGAGCAACAATTAAAACGATTAAAAGGAGCTATCCATATTATTGTTAGTACACCAGGTAGACTACTGGATCATGTAAGAAGAGGAACGGTAGATTTATCTACTGTTTCGATGTTTGTATTAGATGAAGCAGATCAAATGTTACATCTAGGGTTCTTACCAGAGGTAGAGGATATTATCTCTGCATTATCAAAAAAAAGACAAACGATGCTTTTTTCTGCAACGATGACGAAACAAGTGAGCTCGATTGCAAAGGAGTATATGAATAATCCAATTAGTATCCGGGTGCAAAGTAAGCAAGTGACTTTGGATAAAATTGATCAATTCGTTATTGAAACGACGGATCGTGCTAAACAAGCAAGCCTTCGTATAATGATGGATGAGCACCGTCCTTTTTTAGCAATTATTTTTTGTAGAACAAAGAGAAGGGTAAGTACATTAACTGATGCTTTAAAAGGATATGGCTATAATACAGAAGAGCTCCATGGTGATTTATCGCAAGCAAAGCGGGAAAAAGTGATGAAGAGCTTTCGAGAGGCGAAAATACAATATTTAGTTGCAACAGATGTCGCTGCAAGAGGAATAGATGTTGAAGGCGTTACACATGTGTTTAATTATGATATTCCTCAAGATGTAGAAAGTTATATTCATCGAATTGGAAGAACTGGTAGAGCAGGCGGGAAAGGAATGGCGTTCACATTTGTGGCTCCAAAGGATCGCTCCTACCTCGAGATGATTGAAAAAGGAATACGTCAGAAATTAGATAGGATAAATATCCAATTGCCTAATAACCAATCAGAAATGAATTCAACGGAAATAAAAACAAAGAAGAAGCCTCAGAAAAGTTACCGTAAATCTGAAAAACCAGCTTTAAACACAAGAAAGTCAAAAAGAAGAAGATAG
- a CDS encoding undecaprenyl-diphosphatase encodes MSFSELNIDAFRMINNLGKDYSFLNPVVIFIAEYLLYFLFLAMILHWFTRNKKNRMMVIQSVVTVILAEIIGKIAGQFYSHHQPFAVLPNVSQLIEHGIDNSFPSDHSIIFFSICFSFWLVRKKEWWLWITLAILVAISRVWVGVHYPVDVMTGAIIGIISALFAYWLVPKISLITKILKGYERIEQRILPSKNKTENF; translated from the coding sequence TTGTCGTTTTCCGAATTAAATATTGATGCTTTCCGAATGATCAATAATTTAGGAAAGGATTATTCATTTTTAAATCCTGTTGTCATCTTTATTGCAGAGTATCTGCTATATTTTTTGTTTCTTGCAATGATTCTTCATTGGTTTACCCGAAACAAAAAAAATAGAATGATGGTTATTCAATCTGTGGTAACAGTTATTCTTGCTGAGATTATCGGGAAAATTGCTGGCCAATTTTATTCCCATCACCAACCGTTCGCCGTACTTCCAAATGTTAGTCAACTTATTGAACATGGAATAGATAATTCTTTTCCAAGTGATCACTCTATCATCTTCTTCTCGATTTGCTTTTCCTTTTGGCTCGTTCGAAAAAAAGAATGGTGGTTATGGATTACACTTGCGATTTTAGTAGCTATCTCTCGAGTATGGGTAGGGGTTCATTATCCAGTAGATGTAATGACTGGTGCCATAATAGGGATTATTTCAGCACTATTTGCGTATTGGCTTGTTCCAAAAATCTCCCTAATCACAAAAATACTAAAAGGCTATGAGAGAATTGAACAGAGAATTCTCCCTTCTAAAAATAAGACAGAAAATTTTTAA
- a CDS encoding threonine/serine exporter family protein, with product MIEQLITSLIATGAFGIIFNIPRKKLFLCGLVGMLGWFVYILLMSSYANAAVASLVAAFVIAVISQVFAKIYKAPIIIFSVSGIIPLVPGGMSYDAMRHFVANDYNTALQLAAKAFMISGAIAIGIVFAEVINQMIKSVWQKKTT from the coding sequence ATGATTGAACAACTTATCACTAGCTTAATAGCAACGGGTGCGTTTGGGATTATCTTTAATATACCGAGGAAAAAGCTATTTTTATGCGGCCTCGTTGGTATGTTGGGTTGGTTTGTATATATTTTACTTATGTCATCCTATGCAAATGCTGCAGTAGCAAGTTTAGTGGCAGCCTTTGTCATTGCTGTAATCAGTCAAGTTTTTGCCAAGATATATAAAGCACCGATTATTATTTTTAGTGTGTCTGGAATTATTCCGCTTGTTCCGGGTGGAATGTCCTATGATGCCATGCGCCATTTTGTCGCTAATGATTATAATACGGCACTTCAACTAGCAGCTAAAGCATTTATGATATCCGGTGCAATTGCTATTGGTATTGTGTTTGCAGAGGTTATCAATCAAATGATCAAAAGTGTTTGGCAAAAGAAAACAACATAG
- a CDS encoding phosphate/phosphite/phosphonate ABC transporter substrate-binding protein, with translation MLKKFAALFLALGVVAIVMAGCGKGDDEAKNGDKKSDSKNYVPKELTIGFVPSQNAETLEAKAKPLADLLEKELDIPVKVQVTTDYNGVVEAMGSKQLDLGFLPPTDYVLAHEKGYADVLLQALRYAVDPETGKNTDELVDYYLSGILVKNDSGINSIKDLKGKTIGWQAPTSSAGYVWPAVEMKKDGVDAQKDVTGIQLQGHDKGVQGVLSGDVDAAALFVDARNIVEKEYPNVYKDTHYLFTTDKIPNDTISVRPDMDQAWKDKIADAFVKIGEDEKGKEIIQAIYSHVGYKKSDDSNFDVVRDYTKKIAEVGK, from the coding sequence ATGCTTAAAAAATTTGCTGCATTATTCCTCGCACTTGGTGTAGTTGCCATTGTAATGGCTGGCTGCGGCAAAGGCGATGACGAAGCAAAGAATGGCGACAAAAAATCAGATAGCAAAAATTATGTTCCAAAAGAACTAACAATTGGTTTCGTACCATCTCAAAATGCTGAGACATTAGAAGCAAAAGCAAAACCTTTAGCAGACCTACTAGAAAAAGAACTTGATATCCCTGTTAAAGTTCAAGTAACAACTGACTACAATGGTGTAGTTGAAGCAATGGGTTCTAAACAACTTGACCTTGGTTTCCTACCACCTACTGACTATGTATTAGCACACGAAAAAGGCTATGCAGATGTATTACTTCAAGCATTACGTTATGCAGTTGATCCTGAAACAGGAAAAAATACGGATGAATTAGTAGATTACTACTTATCTGGAATTCTTGTAAAAAATGACTCTGGTATTAATAGCATTAAAGACTTAAAAGGCAAAACAATCGGCTGGCAAGCTCCAACTTCTTCAGCAGGATATGTATGGCCAGCTGTTGAAATGAAGAAAGACGGCGTTGACGCACAAAAAGATGTAACAGGCATTCAGCTTCAAGGACATGATAAAGGCGTTCAAGGTGTCCTAAGTGGAGATGTTGATGCTGCAGCATTATTCGTTGATGCACGTAATATCGTTGAAAAAGAATATCCAAATGTTTATAAAGATACACACTATCTATTCACAACAGATAAAATTCCAAATGATACAATCAGTGTTCGCCCTGATATGGATCAAGCATGGAAAGATAAAATTGCAGATGCATTCGTAAAAATTGGTGAAGATGAAAAGGGTAAAGAAATTATCCAAGCAATCTATTCACATGTTGGCTATAAAAAATCTGACGACTCTAACTTTGATGTAGTTCGTGATTACACTAAAAAGATTGCAGAAGTCGGTAAATAA
- the phnE gene encoding phosphonate ABC transporter, permease protein PhnE — translation MSQIKKPLSKRIRNWAIFVIVIAIYVWAFAGAPSMVLKDSAIQALKAIFHGFLHPDWDYIYDPAGEDLLRTLLETLAIAVLGTFISAILCVPFAFWSARNMSKNRAISSLGKIILSCIRVFPELIMALLFIKSVGLGPFAGILALGFHSIGMLGKLFGESIENTEFSAREALIASGANKLQVLWFAIIPEVMPAFMSYTLYRFEISVRSATILGIVGAGGIGAPLIFALNGHSWDRVGIILYGIIVMVTIIDLISAAIRKRLV, via the coding sequence ATGAGTCAAATAAAAAAACCACTAAGTAAACGAATAAGAAATTGGGCCATTTTTGTCATTGTTATTGCCATCTACGTATGGGCATTTGCAGGTGCCCCGTCGATGGTATTAAAGGATTCAGCTATTCAAGCACTTAAAGCAATTTTTCATGGATTTCTTCATCCTGATTGGGATTATATCTATGATCCAGCAGGAGAGGATTTACTTCGTACCTTACTTGAAACATTAGCGATTGCTGTATTAGGGACATTTATCTCAGCTATACTTTGTGTACCATTCGCGTTTTGGTCAGCAAGAAATATGAGTAAGAATAGAGCTATTTCAAGTCTTGGGAAAATCATATTAAGCTGTATTCGTGTATTTCCAGAGCTAATCATGGCATTATTATTTATTAAGTCTGTTGGTTTAGGACCATTTGCCGGCATTCTTGCTTTAGGATTTCATTCAATCGGTATGTTAGGGAAGCTATTTGGTGAGTCGATTGAGAATACTGAATTTAGTGCAAGAGAGGCTTTAATCGCTTCTGGAGCGAATAAGCTACAAGTTTTATGGTTTGCGATTATTCCGGAGGTAATGCCAGCGTTCATGTCCTACACATTATATCGATTTGAAATTAGTGTACGTTCAGCAACTATTCTCGGTATCGTAGGAGCGGGGGGAATTGGTGCCCCATTAATCTTTGCATTGAATGGTCACTCATGGGATCGTGTAGGGATTATATTATACGGAATCATTGTCATGGTAACAATTATTGACTTAATTTCTGCTGCAATTCGTAAACGTTTAGTTTAA
- a CDS encoding bifunctional metallophosphatase/5'-nucleotidase, translating to MKKMNITILETSDVHGSIFPINYGTNKEADVGLGKIASLIKQERQKNENTILIDNGDLIQGTPLTYHYARINHERPNPMVLLANELRYDAAVFGNHEFNYGKEVLGSAVNESNFPWLSANIMNKETGEPYYGCPYLIKDVNGVKVGILGLTTPYIPNWEQPENIEGIDFVNPVEEAKKWVKYLREELDVDIVIVSYHGGFERDLETGEPTETLTGENQGYQICQEVEGIDVLLTGHQHRQIEDQMINGVIIVQPGNNGIALGKVSLQLENQEGIWKIVKKTSALLPVIGVQADLDLLDQVREYEQATQEWLDQPIGKIEGDMVVNNPMEIRMGDNALIEFFNHVQMDVADVEISNTALFDNQSPGLTENVTMRDVVSNYIYPNTLKVIRISGADMKEALERSASYFKQYDGGEVEVNPAFTTPKPQHFNYDMWEGIEYVIDIRKPVGERIVKLEFKGAPVDPNQEYDVVMNNYRAGGGGEYFMYKDKPVIKDIPTDVSELIANYILEKKVVTATVNHNWKVIY from the coding sequence ATGAAAAAGATGAATATAACGATACTTGAAACTAGTGATGTACATGGTAGCATCTTTCCGATAAATTATGGGACAAATAAAGAAGCAGATGTAGGGCTTGGTAAGATTGCTTCATTAATTAAACAGGAAAGACAAAAGAATGAAAATACAATTCTAATTGATAATGGAGATTTAATCCAAGGCACACCTTTAACTTATCATTATGCCAGAATTAATCATGAACGTCCTAATCCAATGGTTCTTTTAGCGAATGAATTACGATATGATGCAGCTGTCTTTGGTAATCATGAATTTAATTATGGAAAGGAAGTTCTTGGATCAGCTGTGAATGAATCAAACTTTCCTTGGTTATCAGCTAATATTATGAATAAAGAAACAGGGGAGCCTTATTATGGTTGTCCGTACTTAATAAAGGATGTTAATGGTGTGAAGGTAGGAATCTTAGGATTAACAACACCATATATTCCAAATTGGGAGCAACCGGAAAATATTGAAGGCATCGATTTTGTGAATCCTGTGGAAGAAGCAAAGAAGTGGGTGAAATATCTCCGTGAAGAGTTGGATGTAGATATTGTGATTGTGTCTTATCATGGAGGATTTGAGCGTGATTTAGAAACAGGAGAACCGACTGAAACGTTAACTGGGGAGAATCAAGGGTATCAAATTTGTCAGGAGGTTGAAGGCATCGATGTCTTATTAACTGGCCATCAGCATCGACAAATTGAAGACCAAATGATAAATGGTGTGATCATAGTGCAGCCGGGAAATAATGGGATAGCTTTAGGAAAGGTTTCTCTGCAGCTTGAAAATCAGGAAGGGATATGGAAGATCGTTAAAAAGACTTCTGCATTACTTCCAGTGATCGGTGTTCAAGCTGATTTGGATTTGCTCGATCAAGTAAGAGAATATGAACAAGCAACCCAGGAATGGTTGGACCAACCAATTGGTAAAATTGAAGGAGATATGGTTGTGAATAATCCAATGGAAATTAGAATGGGAGACAATGCATTGATTGAATTCTTTAATCATGTACAGATGGATGTTGCTGATGTAGAGATATCTAATACCGCTTTATTTGATAATCAGTCTCCTGGACTTACAGAGAATGTGACAATGAGGGATGTTGTTTCGAATTACATCTATCCTAATACATTAAAGGTCATTCGTATTTCTGGAGCTGATATGAAAGAAGCTTTAGAGCGTTCGGCATCGTACTTTAAACAGTATGATGGTGGAGAGGTTGAGGTGAATCCTGCATTTACTACGCCAAAGCCACAGCATTTTAACTATGATATGTGGGAAGGCATAGAGTATGTTATTGATATTCGTAAGCCTGTTGGAGAGCGAATCGTGAAACTTGAATTCAAAGGAGCCCCGGTAGACCCTAATCAAGAATATGATGTTGTTATGAACAATTATCGAGCTGGTGGTGGGGGAGAATACTTTATGTATAAAGATAAACCTGTCATTAAAGATATTCCTACGGATGTATCAGAACTTATTGCTAATTATATTTTAGAAAAGAAAGTCGTTACAGCAACAGTTAATCATAATTG
- the asnB gene encoding asparagine synthase (glutamine-hydrolyzing), whose amino-acid sequence MCGITGWIDYKTNLLNKQDTIQMMTETLSKRGPDDTNIWLTRNAAFGHKRLVVVDPLCGVQPMSRKKEDYTYTLCYNGELYNTEDIRKELLSKGYRFQGHSDTEVLLSAYMEWEEDCIHHFNGIFAFAIWDEKKQQLFAARDRLGVKPLFYREHNGGLLFGSELKAILAHPEVKPELGRDGLSEIFGLGPSRTPGHGIFQGINELRPAFALTFSKNGMRQWRYWNVKSERHLDSLEETAEKINYLFKDAVTRQLVSDVPICTFLSGGVDSSAITAIAANHFKENNEGPLHTFSIDYEGNDQYFKANEFQPNADSYWIEKMTQSFGTIHHSSIIGQEELAEYLKEAVLVRDTPGMADVDSSLLWFCKEIKKDFVVSLSGECADEIFGGYPWFYREEDLARNGFPWMRSIDERVGLLKDGWSKKLNIEDYVLTKYEETVQETPILEGESLLEAKRRQLFYINMIWFMTTLLDRKDRMSMGASLEVRVPFADHRLVEYVWNIPWEMKMYGNREKGLLRKALENILPAEVLYRKKSPYPKTHHPVYTKVVKQWLNDILGDKNSILYEMLKADRLKEIVETEGRAFQVPWFGQLMTGPQLLAYLAQIHYWFDKYGINIKE is encoded by the coding sequence ATGTGCGGAATAACTGGATGGATTGACTATAAGACAAATTTATTAAATAAGCAGGATACTATTCAAATGATGACAGAGACATTATCAAAGCGTGGACCTGATGATACAAATATTTGGTTAACAAGGAATGCTGCTTTCGGTCATAAGCGATTAGTAGTAGTGGATCCTTTATGTGGTGTTCAACCAATGTCTCGAAAGAAGGAAGACTATACTTATACACTTTGTTATAATGGCGAGCTATATAACACGGAAGACATTCGTAAGGAACTTCTAAGCAAGGGATATCGATTTCAAGGACATTCAGATACGGAAGTTTTGTTATCTGCCTATATGGAGTGGGAAGAGGATTGTATCCATCATTTTAATGGGATATTTGCTTTTGCAATTTGGGACGAAAAGAAGCAGCAATTATTTGCAGCGAGAGATCGGTTGGGGGTAAAACCACTTTTTTATAGGGAGCATAATGGTGGATTATTATTTGGATCAGAATTAAAGGCAATATTAGCTCATCCAGAAGTTAAACCAGAGCTTGGAAGAGATGGACTATCTGAAATATTTGGGCTAGGACCATCGAGAACACCAGGACATGGAATCTTTCAAGGAATTAATGAGTTAAGGCCTGCATTCGCATTGACCTTCTCAAAGAACGGAATGAGACAGTGGAGGTATTGGAATGTTAAGAGTGAAAGGCATCTTGATTCATTAGAGGAAACAGCTGAAAAAATTAACTATTTATTTAAAGATGCTGTAACAAGGCAGCTAGTATCGGATGTTCCAATTTGTACGTTTTTATCAGGAGGAGTCGACTCCAGCGCCATCACAGCTATAGCGGCAAACCACTTCAAGGAAAATAATGAAGGTCCGTTGCACACATTCTCTATCGATTATGAAGGAAATGATCAGTATTTTAAGGCAAATGAATTTCAGCCAAATGCAGATTCTTATTGGATTGAGAAAATGACACAAAGCTTTGGAACTATTCATCATTCAAGTATTATAGGGCAGGAAGAGCTAGCTGAGTATTTAAAGGAGGCAGTTTTAGTTCGAGACACTCCTGGAATGGCAGATGTGGATTCCTCTCTGTTATGGTTTTGTAAAGAGATCAAAAAAGATTTTGTTGTAAGTTTATCAGGAGAGTGTGCAGATGAGATTTTCGGAGGCTACCCATGGTTTTATCGAGAAGAGGATTTAGCTAGGAATGGATTTCCGTGGATGCGTTCGATTGACGAACGAGTCGGTTTGCTAAAAGATGGTTGGAGTAAAAAGCTAAATATCGAAGATTACGTTTTAACAAAATATGAAGAGACTGTCCAAGAAACACCAATTCTTGAAGGAGAGTCACTTTTAGAGGCGAAGAGACGCCAATTGTTTTATATAAATATGATTTGGTTTATGACTACATTACTAGATAGAAAAGATCGAATGAGTATGGGGGCAAGTTTAGAGGTACGTGTTCCGTTTGCTGATCATCGATTAGTGGAATATGTTTGGAATATCCCTTGGGAGATGAAAATGTATGGGAATCGTGAAAAAGGTTTACTGCGAAAAGCATTAGAAAATATTTTACCTGCTGAAGTTTTATATCGTAAAAAAAGTCCATATCCAAAAACCCATCATCCAGTATATACAAAGGTTGTTAAGCAATGGCTAAATGATATTTTAGGGGATAAAAATTCAATTTTATATGAAATGTTAAAGGCAGACCGATTAAAGGAAATTGTTGAAACAGAAGGAAGGGCGTTTCAAGTACCATGGTTTGGCCAATTAATGACAGGACCTCAATTACTTGCGTATTTAGCACAAATACACTACTGGTTTGATAAATATGGAATTAATATTAAGGAATAA
- a CDS encoding threonine/serine exporter family protein, with amino-acid sequence MENQSALTYKVVETCLLAGKIMLQSGAETYRVEDTMTRIAESFGILHTHSFVTPTGIIFSIDGSEPTKLVRVSERSTDLKKVTIVNSISRKLTGREISLNEAWDELKIIEKTNFAYPIWIQITAAAIASGCFMIMFNGGWGDFLPSVITGGLGFTGLIYLHRIVKVKFFSECLSSLIIGLMAITFVKLGIGNELDKIIIGSVMPLVPGLLITNAVRDLMAGHLVSGISKGAEAFLTAFAIGTGIAVVISLFSMI; translated from the coding sequence ATGGAAAATCAATCAGCTCTAACATATAAAGTGGTAGAAACATGTTTGCTTGCAGGGAAGATTATGCTTCAGAGTGGTGCTGAAACGTATCGAGTGGAGGATACGATGACAAGGATCGCTGAATCGTTTGGCATATTGCACACACATAGTTTTGTAACGCCAACAGGGATTATATTTTCTATTGATGGATCAGAGCCTACGAAGCTTGTTCGTGTATCGGAACGATCCACGGATTTAAAAAAGGTAACGATTGTAAATAGTATTTCCAGAAAGTTAACAGGTAGAGAGATATCATTAAATGAAGCATGGGATGAATTGAAAATAATAGAAAAAACAAATTTTGCTTACCCTATTTGGATTCAAATCACAGCTGCAGCTATCGCTAGTGGATGCTTTATGATCATGTTTAATGGTGGTTGGGGTGATTTTCTTCCATCGGTTATAACTGGTGGCTTAGGATTTACTGGTCTAATTTATTTACATCGAATTGTAAAGGTGAAATTTTTTTCGGAGTGTCTCTCCTCGCTTATCATCGGATTAATGGCTATAACTTTTGTAAAGCTGGGCATTGGTAATGAACTAGATAAAATTATTATTGGATCAGTTATGCCTCTTGTTCCAGGATTACTTATTACGAATGCCGTTCGTGATTTAATGGCTGGTCATCTTGTATCTGGAATATCAAAGGGTGCTGAAGCGTTTTTAACCGCCTTCGCTATAGGAACCGGAATCGCTGTAGTAATATCACTCTTTTCAATGATATAG
- the phnE gene encoding phosphonate ABC transporter, permease protein PhnE yields the protein MSSVKVKKPSRMKGIVTLILIIVILWASALNTEVSFQKLWAGLPNMGTLLEEMFPPDWSYFKSITEPMLATIRMAVLGTTFGGIVAIPVALLSSSNVVRIPVIYQIARFIMNLIRTIPELLLAALFVPIFGIGEIPGILAISVFSFGIIAKLFYEAIEAIDPGPLEAMTAVGANKIQWIFFGVIPQVLAHYMSFFLYSFEINIRAAAILGYVGAGGIGLFLNNALGFFQYDRVLSIIIYTFIVVLIVDAISNKIREKLL from the coding sequence ATGAGTTCAGTAAAGGTGAAAAAACCGTCTAGAATGAAAGGTATCGTCACGCTCATCCTAATTATTGTTATTTTATGGGCGAGTGCATTAAATACTGAGGTATCATTTCAAAAGCTGTGGGCTGGTCTGCCAAACATGGGGACACTTCTAGAGGAAATGTTTCCTCCAGATTGGAGCTATTTCAAATCAATCACAGAGCCAATGCTTGCTACGATTCGAATGGCTGTTCTAGGTACAACCTTTGGTGGAATTGTTGCGATCCCAGTTGCATTACTATCATCCAGTAATGTAGTACGAATTCCTGTTATTTATCAGATTGCAAGATTTATCATGAATCTTATCCGTACAATCCCAGAGCTATTATTAGCCGCTCTGTTTGTTCCTATTTTTGGAATCGGTGAAATCCCTGGTATTCTAGCAATTTCTGTATTTTCCTTTGGTATTATAGCGAAACTTTTTTATGAAGCAATTGAGGCGATTGATCCGGGCCCATTAGAAGCAATGACGGCTGTAGGAGCAAACAAGATCCAATGGATTTTCTTTGGTGTCATTCCTCAGGTTCTTGCTCATTATATGTCATTTTTCTTATATAGCTTTGAAATTAATATTCGTGCCGCAGCTATTCTCGGATATGTAGGAGCAGGGGGTATTGGTTTATTCCTTAATAATGCTTTAGGATTTTTCCAATACGATCGCGTATTATCGATTATTATTTATACCTTTATCGTGGTTCTCATTGTTGATGCGATAAGTAATAAGATTCGGGAGAAATTACTATGA